The sequence GCCTGTGCATCATTTGTCCCTCTAACCCAGAGTATATAGTGCAACAGCATCCCTACCACCAGCCTTCCTACGATTGGCTAAAGGCATAGGCTGGGCAGTGAACATGGGATATCTctactctgtgtggctctgttgtTTGCAGGTTGGTGCATCTACCAGCTGAAGGAGCTACAACTTTGGTTATTTCAGCTTGCTAGAATTATTAGTTGGCCTTTTGAGCAGCATAACTGGACAGCAGATGAGACAGGAGCTCAGCTATAAAATGCATCCCCTTAAAATCTTCCTCTGAGTCATTTGGTGTGTCGCATTGCAGGAGATGGTTCATATACATGCCCTTCTAATAAGCTGATATATAATGTGATCAAATTAGTTTTGAACGACCATCAGCTGAATTGCTGCAGATTGGCACATCAGCAATATTATCGCTGTCACCAGTGGGTCACGGCTTGCAGGTCAGTCTCTATCCATTAGAGAGAAATCAACGTGCTCCTACTCTCAACTCTCAATGCAGCTGCCAACCTCAGCACattggtgcagagagagaggctgtaaCCCTGAGAAAGGGAACTCTCAAAAAgagcatttaaaaaagaaaaaggtAGAAAAGGGGTTATTACTGTACCTGGAACCCAGTTTCCCCTCCAAAACAGAGGAGGTTAGCAATCCCATCAGGAAAATCACAGGTTTGAAATGTTTTTAGTTAACTGAGTAGCATTGAATATGATGTAAAGGGAAGCTCTTTACAGCACATATCAACAATTAATCCTTGCCTATTAATAATTAATGTGAGGATGCATCAAAAATCCCTCCTTTGGATGAACAAATGCTTCAGCAAGATACTCTGACAGATGACCATGTGAATCAGGCACCAGAGTCTCAAGTTGTGGAATACCAGCAAGTGTCTCGAGGAGAGAAATTAAAAGCGAGTCGCTGGAGGAGTTATTGACAGTCCCGCACCTAATAATTAATTTACTTTGCTTCATGGCGTTTCTTTGTCTCTGGACCACAGAGTGACTTATATTATTGCCCAGTGTAATCAGAGGGCAAGGGAAGGCTTGAGATAGTGAGGGCATTTCCAGTTTTGTTTGATATTCTTATGAATAATTGTTCTGTAGCTTTCATAACACGTCTCATTGTATTCTGTTAGTTTTATTAAAACAGTATTTGCAAAGTTTGTTCTGGTTTGTTCAGGACTGTCTCTATAGCAACTGTCTAGTGAGCCAGTGAAGACTGGACAagtccacaaacactgacctcatCATAGTTGCTGAATGTGGAATAAACTTTTATGACAACAGGACTGTTTTCTTACTGAATCTGCAGGTTAAGAGAAACTTATTAAGGATGCCTTGTCTTTGGGATGAAGTGATGGCAGTATTACCATCCAGGATAGAAGATTTAAGATTGGAGTTCAACAGAACAGTGGATAAGAGCCTCGTTTTCTTATTAAGACAAACGGCAGAGTTACTCTATGAAGGCCAGGACATAGCCAACTGTCTGCAACTCAGTCAGACTATTATAGACTTCTCCTGGGAGAAGCTAAACATTGGAACTTGGAGAGAGGTGGACAAGGAGTGGAGACAAGTCTACTCTCATGGCTGTCTTTTTAAAGCTGTCTGTTTGTGCAAGGAAGAAACAACAGTTAGAGAGGCGATGAAAACTTGTGACATGGGATTGTTGATGGGGGCGACCATATTGGACAACATTCTCATCAGACTGGTCAACGTTCTTCAGAGTCACAAAACCACTGGAAAGAGGCCTTTAGAAGATGCTGCATCCCATCAGGAACTGAGCAGAAAGGTACTGTGTTTATTATTTTTGAACCAGCTTTCTGTGTGTTATTGCTACTTTTAAAAATTTAGAGAATAAGCAAATAACTCAGTCAGTTTTTTCTCAATTAAATTGTACAGGGACGGGACCTGAAAAGGGTGATGCATTGGGataagagtagactaatgggagACGAGGCTGCTGTGCATGACAATTATAAGGAAATAAGCTTGAAATAATTTCAAACCATTTTCTCACAACACAAATCTAAGACCCAACCGCCCATAATTCAATactaattggctataaagtgagATGGAATGATGGGTGGTATGGGAAATAGAAATATGAAACTGCCGAGTCGCTGGAGGAGTTATTGACAGTCCCGCACCTAATATTTAATTTACTTTGCTTCATGGCGTTTCTTTGTCGCTGGACCACAGAGTGACTTATATTATTGCCCAGTGTAATCAGAGGGCAAGGGAAGGTGATGACTGCAACTTCACACGTACACACAAGTATACAATAAGAGGATAGGAAAGAGGGGTTTTACAGCTACAAGTAATGTAACAGTaaaaagagccacagaaatggaTATCAGTTCACGTGATTTCCATAGTTCAGAAAGTCCAAATCCAGAGGGGGTTCCCTCACAGAGGAGTTCCAGTTCAGGTGGATTCCTGGCTGAAGGCAGAAGTGCAGAATTCCTTTAAGATGAGGGTGCCACAGTGAGATAATGTTAATATTCAGAGACTTGGTTTGTTTGGCAAATGGCTTCCAGataaacaggctttgaggagggCTTGTTGCAGGCTGCATGatcagcctggagtcctgctgtCGAGTGTTTGCAGGTTGGAGATAAATCAGCAGACTGCTTCTGCGTTCTGAACTCTATATTgaaatttcaaaatggtcatgaGTCATGTGACCTCCGTTCACAATGAGTTCAGAAATGGTTGTATATCTGGTGTCTGGATCTGGCTTTTGTTGGTGGCTTATAATGTTCTAGTCGTTTGCCTCTGAAAGAGTCATTATCCGTATTTTTGACCCTGTTCCAGGTAGCTCTTGTCTTGCTAACCCTAGGACTCTGCTAGAGGGGGTAAACTTATAAAGATGCAAATAACATCCATTTCCTTTCAATAGTTCCTTTTTGAAATTAACCTTGATGGTCCCAGGTGTGAGATTCCATGAGCAACATGTCAGGGTATATCTCCAATGTAATTCATATAATGCCTTAGTGGTCACCTTACAATTCCAGACATCAGATGACTTGTGGTggccatcttttggttcagcaaatttcatttttaaataagcaaaaaagAATCAAGTTTGATTTCTTTAATGCCATAGGGACGTGTCACTCCCATTTGATGTGCTCCCATGGCTGAAATCAGAAAAATCACAGGGAGAAGCAGCCACGTCAGTTGGCAGATGCCCTGCTATTGTAACACTGAACCACATGGGGTCCCAGTGTCAGTAGCCGCCCCTCCCCCAAGTCAGGGAAGCGAGTCGGACTTTTACATTAGCTTCTGTACCATGATCAGCCCCTGGTCCGGCAACAACTCTTgttttggactgataagtggcaagtaacattcacgccacacaagtaccaggtaatgaccatctccaacaagagggaaactaACCAGCTCCCCTTGCAgttcaatagcattatcatctTTCAGTCCCCCAACATCAACATCTTGGAGCGTtagtcattgaccagaaacttaactggatcagccagaaaaatactgtagctacaagagcaggtcagaggctacaaattctgcagcaagtaactcatcccctaactcgccaaagcctgtccactatctacaaagcacGAGTCCCAAGTATGATGGAATGCATTTACctgaatgagtgtagctccaacaacactcaagaagttcaacaccatccagggcaaagcaacccactcgattggcacccaattaaccactttaaacattcactccctccgctaccagcacactgtggcagcagtgtgtagcatttacaagatgcactgtaacaaGTCGCCAAGACTCCTTCTGCAGCATCTTCCAATCTGCAACCTCTGTCGCCTAGAAGAACTAGGGTGGCAAATGAATGGGAACACAACCAAGTTCCTCTCCgagtcgcacaccatcctgacttggaactatatcacctttCTTTCACTGtgactaggtcaaaatcctggaactccctcactacagtactgtgggtgtatttgcaccagatggactacagcggttcaagaaggtggctcaccacaatcttctcaagggcaattagggatgggcaataaatgctggccttgtcagtgatctTTCATCCTATGAACGAATTTGAACAAGATTGAGTACAGGGCCAGGTTCGAACCTGAGTCAATCCCAGCACCCTGTGCACTAACTGTCAGCTGTCAAGCGACCAGTGGTCAGTTGGGTGAGGTAATCAGCAGCTAGAGCTCAAGCTAGTGAGACTCAGTACCTGCAGGAGAGGAGCGTGATGAATGTCTTATGTTTGTACAGTACATATGATTTTGGACCTATAGCTTCGAAAGCTCTACCAGAGCGACCAATCATCAGGGACtttaggaacatgggaacaggagtaggccattcagcccatcgagcttgctcTACTATTCAATACGacaatggctgatcatccaattcagtgcctttttccccacactatccccatatccctttatgtcattggtatttagaaatctgtcaatctctactttaaacaaacTCAATGACTGATCTTCCACAGCACTCATTTCATGCCTGTATCTGTTATAGACTAATTGATCGAGATTGACAGTTACGATTGGTCAATAAGTCAATTATTGTTGCATCATTCAATGACTGGgatgatagaatttgatgaaCTTTGATCTTTATCCATCCAGCGATTTCTGTATTCCtatgagaggagaaaactgaaGAATGGAGAAGTCTGGCCGTAGCCAGTCACTCAGGGCATTCTCTGATAAATGATGAGGAATTCAGCAGAAATCAAACGTGGGATTAACAGTAACTGCTGACAGGTTGCAAACTTATTGAAAATTTGATTGATTTTGTAATTCCAGAAGCCAAGTGTTGTTCTTTCTTTGATACAAGAAAACAGAACTGGAATGGCAGTTCCAAGAGTCCGATGTccttcactggaacatttcagAGCCCAGTATCTCATTCCACAGAAACCTGTCATTCTAGAGGGCATTGTTGATCACTGGCCTGCTGTGAGGGATTGCAAATGGAGGTAGGTACCAGGGTGCCAATCCTAGACAATCAAGAATCTCAATGTACTAAAAATTGGATAAACTGTCAGCAAGCTGCATCCTTCACGTTAAATCAAATGAGTAAATTGGGATCTTATTGCAATGATATAGCACTAATTCTGTACCAGTGTTAAGATGTAAAGGACATTTTTCAAGAAGCTGTGTGCAGTGCACCTTTGCAAGCCTTTCTGGATAGGAGTTTGATTAATGAGCAATAATTACCCTATCTGCAGTAACCTTACAATGTAATGATGCCATGCATCATGGTAACAACAGCCCAGTCATTTTTCTTCTGCTAACAATATGCAGGTCCTCACAATCCAAGCAAAGCAGCAGTGCAGTGAGACACTCACTGTGCCCTTGTACTGTGTTAGGAGAACACAGAAGATGGAACAGAGACTAGGTGGCATATTGAATTAAACACTAATTTTTCACTCTGGTACATGGGTTCCAGATCAGGCTGATGGATTAGAAGTGCCATTTAACTGAtatggtgggggggttgtggtgacGTAGCACCTCTACCCTTCTGTCAGTAACTTATTGGCTCCAGCATCACTCCAGATAGAGTCGACTGTTCTCCACAGCTGGATTGATAAAgtagtgtagggggagctttactctgtatctaacctgtgtcatacctgccctgggattgttGATTCTGTTAACAGGCAATaaacattcccatcactgaagtcCTTCAACTTATTAGGTGACTTATATTTTGCTCAAAATATGTGCTCCTGGGTTTTATAGAGAAATTGACTGTGTTCTCCACAGTGTAGATTACATCCGTGACATCGCAGGCTGCCGCACTGTGCCGGTAGAGCTGGGCTCTCGTTACACAGATGAGCAATGGTCGCAGACCCTGATGACCGTGGAAGAATTCATTGAAAAGTATATTTTGGATCAGGTTAGTCTCCCGATATCAACACTTGTTCCCACCCTTTATGCTCTAAGGGATAAATAATTTTCAAAGCCAACTACATGTATCCATGCTATCTGCATTATGTTATTAGTCACGTTATTACTTTTGTGAACTTGCGGAATATTGGCTCAGCTAATAATGAGCTCTTTGTGCAGAATTTGTAGATTTTGAAAATGAGTTGTTGATGGAAAAACTTCAGAGTGTGTGGACTCCTCACACTGCCAGGGCACTTATTTACTACAATTACACATAATAACTCTTGTCCTAGTCCATGTCTTTGTCATCTCAAGGCTCAAGCTATTTTTCTCCAATAACCTTCTGTAGCCATCCATCCCCTCACATGTCTACTCTGTACTGCCCGCTCATTGCACACTCAGTTATTCCCTGATCGCTAGAATTCTCACCCTGTAACTTTCTGGGTCAGCACCTTGCTATCTACTTCTCAGAGCTTCCTGAACCCCAGTTCCCTATTGATGGTCTTAGCTCTGCTCCCTAACATCTTTTACATTTGCCCTTTATCTCTCCCGCTCAGCTGCCTTCTGCTCCAAAGTGCCTTTCTGTCTGTGAAGAGCACTGTAGTATAAATGGTTTTATAACCATATAAACCCCAGCCTTGCACAAAAGCCAGTGAGTTTCTTATGGCACTCTCGATGAGTGAGAGATTCTAACCTGCAGTTTAGCCAAGGGCCTCTGTGTATTTTCTGGAACTTGTTCTACGTTATCAGGGATCATCTACAAACACTTTTAGAGCTGTCAGGtacttctctttttctctcctctGCACCAAAACTGGAAAATTTGCAGGCACAATCATCGAGCATCCCCATTTAGGTAGAAcataaattatgtttaaccaaggATCTTAGTGTGTTTCCTGGAACTTGTTCTACATAAATAAGTATCTCAGCCACCAAGCAGGTGTAGTGCTGGTGGGATGTGTGGTCTATGCTGTGTTACTTGCCCATTCTGTAATGTACATTTTATATTCACTGACTTCCTGATTTCCCCCTACAGGATGAGCAGAACCCCGTCGGATATCTAGCTCAGCATCAACTATTTGAGCAGGTGAggcactttctctgcctctccgtGTCATGGAATGAGACTGACCCAGTGGCTGGGTAACGTTTTCTGTCATAATTTACATATCTCTGTGTCCATTCATTTGTGTTTTTATACAGTTCCTTCTGTGCCTTTGCACAGTTACTTTATTAAGTGCACAAGCAATTCCATGGGCACCAGCAGCCTTTAGTCAATTCAGCCACTGTATGTTTAAGtcaagatagtgagggttgcCAAGCTATTTGGCCACCAAAAACATCAGACTGAACCCAATCCTGTTTGCACCCAAGCATCAGGACTGAGAAATTttggctgttttttttctctgtcaTAGAGCTGAATGTATCCCTCTTGGTAAAAGGAGCCAGAGCAGCTCAGATTCTATATTAAACCTGGGCTGTTCTTGCTCCACGAGGGACAACCCAGCTTTGGGTCGTACCTGGCCCGTCAGCGCCATCCGACTCTGGGTTGTACCTGACCCATCAGCGCCATCCGACTCTGGGTCGTACCTGACCCATCAGCGCCATCCGACTCTGGGTCGTACCTGACCCGTCAGCGCCATCCGACTCTGGGTCGTAGCTGACGCGTCAGCGCCATCCGACTCTGGGTCGTAGCTGACCCGTCAGCGCCATCCGACTCTGGGTCGTAGCTGACCCGTCAGCGCCATCCGACTCTGGGTCGTAGCTGACCCGTCAGCGCCATCCGACTCTGGGTCGTAGCTGACCCGTCAGCGCCATCCGACTCTGGGTCGTAGCTGACCCGTCAGCGCCATCCGACTCTGGGTCGTAGCTGACCCGTCAGCGCCATCCGACTCTGGGTCGTAGCTGACCCGTCAGCGCCATCCGACTCTGGGTCGTAGCTGACCCGTCAGCGCCATCCGACTCTGGGTCGTAGCTGACCCGTCAGCGCCATCCGACTCTGGGTCGTAGCTGACCCGTCAGCGCCATCCGACTCTGGGTCGTAGCTGACCCGTCAGCGCCATCCGACTCTGGGTCGTAGCTGACCCGTCAGCGCCATCCGACTCTGGGTCGTAGCTGACCCGTCAGCGCCATCCGACTCTGGGTCGTAGCTGACCCGTCAGCGCCATCCGACTCTGGGTCGTAGCTGACCCGTCAGCGCCATCCGACTCTGGGTCGTAGCTGACCCGTCAGCGCCATCCGACTCTGGGTCGTAGCTGACCCGTCAGCGCCATCCGACTCTGGGTCGTAGCTGACCCGTCAGCGCCATCCGACTCTGGGTCGTAGCTGACCCGTCAGCGCCATCCGACTCTGGGTCGTAGCTGACCCGTCAGCGCCATCCGACTCTGGGTCGTAGCTGACCCGTCAGCGCCATCCGACTCTGGGTCGTAGCTGACCCATCAGCGCCATCCGACTCTGGGTCGTAGCTGACCCGTCAGCGCCATCCGACTCTGGGTCGTAGCTGACCCGTCAGCGCCATCCGACTCTGGGTCGTAGCTGACCCGTCAGCGCCATCCGACTCTGGGTCGTACCTGGCCCGTCAGCGCCATCCGACTCTGGGTCGTAGCTGACCCATCAGCGCCATCTGACTCTGGGTCGTAGCTGACCCATCAGCACCATCCAGTGTCAGTATCATTTATggaatttattttctccctgttgaatcgattcaatttattttcttcttttgcaCAGATCCCAGAGTTGCGACAGGATATTGATATACCAGATTACTGTTGTCTAGGAGATGGAGATGAAGATGAGATCACCATAAACGCCTGGTTTGGACCAacgggaacaatttctcctttacacCAGGACCCACAACACAACTTCCTGACACAGGTGAGTAAAGAAGCAAAATCAGCAGATGCTGCAAATACGAGCAACATTGTAAAGGCCTTATAGTGAGCAATCTCGGATATTACGGCCAGATTATGGTGAGGATCCAGGTGAGCAGCCTGCCCCTTAGTTGAGGGAAGGACCAAGGTTAAAATGAGATGGAGAGATGCTGAGGTTAGTTCGTAAGGAAGCAGCTTTTAAATTAAATCATGACAGTAGAACAAGGAGATGGATTCTGGGTAAAGTGAACAGGACCGGTATAGGAATTGTTTTCATTCAGCGATCAACAACTGGATGGGAATCCTAGCTGGATAGTGCAAGAAAAACCCCAGAATCATTTAACAGAATGGTTGAATGGCTGCAGTATCCTGTGTCTATTTGGTGAAGTATTGATTAGGTGACGCCATTCCAAAGATTTAAAAGTCTGTATATTGTAGGCAGAagtggagtgtgagggagttgtggAGTTCTTCAACATAAAGTCAAGTGGTATGGTCTGCAGTGTGTCATTTAAAGGACTCACTACTACTATTTAAACCAGATGATTCTCTGAAGACCAACCTTGCCCTAGATGATGGCTACTTTCCATACTGCTGCAAGAGCCTGATATCATCAAGGAGTGACTgtgttgtgtctagttttctgcaAATACTAGCCTACCTCCTCTCTGCCTGTCACGTGAGGCTGCCTTGAATCACACTGTCCAGTCAAATCTTGCCTATCGAAGGGAGCTGTGTGTTGCAAGCATTGCCACTCAGTATGTTATAAGTAAGGATGTTCTATTAGAGGATTGTacactttaataaaattttaatcAGGGTCTGGGCCATGCCTGTTGTATAGTGGTGAAGGATTTGTTAGAATGATGTTGAATGTGTACCTCATTGGAGTTAATATCATTTACTGACTCCTAGAGAGGTTAGAAATTAATCACCAAGACATGGTACCATTTGAACCACATCTCAACAAATCAAGGAAAAAGTTTATTTTATAGCTGGAGATTCTTTCAGAATTTTTTCATTTGCGTGTGTAAACATGTGCACATGTGCATGCACTGTGCATGTATACACTAGCACATCTGCCCGAATTTATGCATGAAGGTTGGTCACTTGAGTTAGGTCTGAGGGACAGCTGCTGACACCAGTAAGAGTTGGAGCAgagcaggtaaaacagatgaCTAGAAGATTGCCTTTATCTGTGTGAGAAACTTGAAACCATTCTCTCCTTTGCAGGTGGTGGGACAGAAATATATCCGCCTGTATTCCCCAGCACAAACTGCAAAGCTGCATCCTCATCCGACCCAGCTACTGCACAACACCAGTCAGGTAGGAAAGCAGCTTTCTGAGTTGGGGAGGAACACAGGG is a genomic window of Carcharodon carcharias isolate sCarCar2 chromosome 15, sCarCar2.pri, whole genome shotgun sequence containing:
- the kdm8 gene encoding lysine-specific demethylase 8 isoform X2 encodes the protein MVKRNLLRMPCLWDEVMAVLPSRIEDLRLEFNRTVDKSLVFLLRQTAELLYEGQDIANCLQLSQTIIDFSWEKLNIGTWREVDKEWRQVYSHGCLFKAVCLCKEETTVREAMKTCDMGLLMGATILDNILIRLVNVLQSHKTTGKRPLEDAASHQELSRKKPSVVLSLIQENRTGMAVPRVRCPSLEHFRAQYLIPQKPVILEGIVDHWPAVRDCKWSVDYIRDIAGCRTVPVELGSRYTDEQWSQTLMTVEEFIEKYILDQDEQNPVGYLAQHQLFEQIPELRQDIDIPDYCCLGDGDEDEITINAWFGPTGTISPLHQDPQHNFLTQVVGQKYIRLYSPAQTAKLHPHPTQLLHNTSQVDVENPDLVNFPEFQLADFQECTLSPGEVLFIPVKYWHYVRSLDISFSVSFWWS
- the kdm8 gene encoding lysine-specific demethylase 8 isoform X1 → MLELHQIHHSDHNMCCRLMVKRNLLRMPCLWDEVMAVLPSRIEDLRLEFNRTVDKSLVFLLRQTAELLYEGQDIANCLQLSQTIIDFSWEKLNIGTWREVDKEWRQVYSHGCLFKAVCLCKEETTVREAMKTCDMGLLMGATILDNILIRLVNVLQSHKTTGKRPLEDAASHQELSRKKPSVVLSLIQENRTGMAVPRVRCPSLEHFRAQYLIPQKPVILEGIVDHWPAVRDCKWSVDYIRDIAGCRTVPVELGSRYTDEQWSQTLMTVEEFIEKYILDQDEQNPVGYLAQHQLFEQIPELRQDIDIPDYCCLGDGDEDEITINAWFGPTGTISPLHQDPQHNFLTQVVGQKYIRLYSPAQTAKLHPHPTQLLHNTSQVDVENPDLVNFPEFQLADFQECTLSPGEVLFIPVKYWHYVRSLDISFSVSFWWS
- the kdm8 gene encoding lysine-specific demethylase 8 isoform X3 translates to MPCLWDEVMAVLPSRIEDLRLEFNRTVDKSLVFLLRQTAELLYEGQDIANCLQLSQTIIDFSWEKLNIGTWREVDKEWRQVYSHGCLFKAVCLCKEETTVREAMKTCDMGLLMGATILDNILIRLVNVLQSHKTTGKRPLEDAASHQELSRKKPSVVLSLIQENRTGMAVPRVRCPSLEHFRAQYLIPQKPVILEGIVDHWPAVRDCKWSVDYIRDIAGCRTVPVELGSRYTDEQWSQTLMTVEEFIEKYILDQDEQNPVGYLAQHQLFEQIPELRQDIDIPDYCCLGDGDEDEITINAWFGPTGTISPLHQDPQHNFLTQVVGQKYIRLYSPAQTAKLHPHPTQLLHNTSQVDVENPDLVNFPEFQLADFQECTLSPGEVLFIPVKYWHYVRSLDISFSVSFWWS